The following is a genomic window from Butyricimonas faecihominis.
ATGACTAATTCATATTTGATATGTTTGGAAAGAAAAAGAATGAAGATGACACTGAAAAAGTAATGAAAGTCAGTGCTGACAACCTGACAATGATAACAATAGGGACGATAGTGAAAGGGATAATCACTATTGCTGGAGGATTACATCTGGAGGGAACGTTAGAGGGAGACATTATTTGTAAGGGAAAAGTTGTGATTGGTCCACAAGGAAAAGTCAAGGGAAATGTGAACTGTGATACTGCGGTGTTGTATGGTTTGTTGCAAGGAGATATTCGTGCGACGAATGAGCTGTACATGAAATCCGGGTGCATGGTGAAAGGTGATGTTTACACGCGTAAGCTGGAAATAGAGCCGAATGCCGGGTTCGATGGTGTTTGTAATACCACCGGGATGAATGCACCCGTGAAGGAAAAAAACACCAAAATGGAAAAGGTCTTGGTGGTAGAGGAGAAGTAGCCCTAGACTGTATTCTCTTAAAAATAGACTTTTAATTTTCTCATGGTTTGGATGTACGATTTTATGACAAGTGAATGGTCGGTTGTTGAAATGTTTGCATAAATAGCTAGTTGGCACGTGTTTGGTCACGTGTCAATTGGGGGTAAATTATAAAACACTTAAATTGAAATCTAAACAGATAGAAAATGAAACGAGAATTTTTAACACAGTTTATGGAGCGACTTATTGTCGAGTTGGAACGGGAGCAGCGGGATGGTACTGCTCATGTTTATCAGAGTACTTTG
Proteins encoded in this region:
- a CDS encoding polymer-forming cytoskeletal protein is translated as MFGKKKNEDDTEKVMKVSADNLTMITIGTIVKGIITIAGGLHLEGTLEGDIICKGKVVIGPQGKVKGNVNCDTAVLYGLLQGDIRATNELYMKSGCMVKGDVYTRKLEIEPNAGFDGVCNTTGMNAPVKEKNTKMEKVLVVEEK